In the genome of Loxodonta africana isolate mLoxAfr1 chromosome 16, mLoxAfr1.hap2, whole genome shotgun sequence, one region contains:
- the LOC111750360 gene encoding DNA repair protein XRCC4-like → MERKVSRVCLASEPNRIHFLQAPWVKTLGSGSDVILTGGQSVWTGTVSASEISREADDMAMEKEKYIDELRKALVSGAGPADAYKFNFSKESCHFSFEKNLKNVSFRLGSFNLEKVSSPAEVIRELISDCPDTIAENQAKNQHLQKENERLLRDWNDVQTRCVNSVIVF, encoded by the coding sequence AtggagagaaaagtgagcagagtcTGTCTTGCTTCGGAACCCAATAGAATTCATTTTCTACAAGCACCTTGGGTGAAGACGCTAGGATCTGGTTCTGATGTTATACTTACTGGTGGTCAGTCAGTGTGGACTGGGACAGTTTCTGCATCAGAGATTTCCCGAGAAGCTGATGACATGGCAAtggaaaaagagaaatatattgaCGAACTGAGAAAAGCATTGGTGTCGGGAGCAGGGCCAGCTGACGCATACAAGTTTAATTTTTCTAAAGAGTCTTGTCATTTCTCCTTTGAGAAAAACCTGAAAAATGTTTCATTCAGGCTTGGTTCTTTCAACCTAGAGAAAGTTTCAAGCCCAGCTGAGGTCATTAGAGAACTTATTTCTGACTGCCCGGACACCATCGCAGAAAACCAAGCCAAAAACCAGCACCTGCAGAAAGAAAACGAAAGGCTTCTGAGAGATTGGAATGATGTTCAAACACGGTGTGTGAACAGCGTGattgtattttaa